From a region of the Deltaproteobacteria bacterium genome:
- a CDS encoding transposase — protein MDYDPIAYFRYQCITPLLEAERGDLHCLMEKIVGTTPIAPNGHVYRLSRATLFRWLAQYRQSGIDGLRPKARRDRGSSRKMKGELAQALLELKKQKPKLTVAALIYQARSLKIIASGQHLPKISVYRLLKRHGLMDAPETAPIDRRRFEAEYPMDLAQSDVMHGPKIKSRKAYLIALIDDHSRLRLSFRQTAVCPGKPGSELNPCHPLPTRGQGQVRTLV, from the coding sequence GTGGATTATGACCCGATTGCTTACTTCCGTTACCAGTGCATCACCCCGCTTTTGGAAGCGGAACGCGGAGATTTGCACTGTCTCATGGAAAAGATCGTTGGAACCACGCCGATTGCTCCCAACGGGCATGTTTATCGCTTAAGCCGGGCCACTCTCTTCCGGTGGCTGGCCCAATACCGCCAATCCGGCATTGACGGCCTGCGCCCCAAAGCACGCCGTGACCGTGGGTCAAGCCGCAAAATGAAAGGTGAGCTGGCCCAAGCGTTGCTTGAACTTAAAAAACAAAAACCCAAACTCACCGTTGCTGCTTTAATTTACCAAGCCCGCTCCCTTAAAATCATTGCCTCAGGCCAGCATCTTCCCAAAATAAGCGTCTATCGCCTGCTCAAACGCCATGGCCTCATGGATGCTCCTGAAACCGCGCCCATCGACCGCCGCCGCTTTGAGGCGGAATACCCCATGGACTTGGCCCAGTCCGATGTCATGCACGGCCCCAAAATCAAGAGCAGAAAAGCTTATCTGATCGCCTTAATCGATGACCACTCCCGGCTCCGCCTTTCGTTCCGCCAAACTGCGGTATGCCCTGGCAAGCCTGGGAGTGAGCTTAATCCATGCCACCCCTTACCAACCCGAGGGCAAGGGCAAGTGCGAACGCTGGTTTAA
- a CDS encoding AAA family ATPase produces the protein MDYLNHFGFAKKPFSQDLKWEDLLVTDQLKDWQGRFNFVATHKFWAVLTGEVGAGKSTAVRWALNNLPHPEYRPIEIIASAGSTIETYRRILMALGIPLPGNRARMHHAIIQTFKEIAAQKITPLLIIDEASLLSLEAFKELHTLTQIDCDSKSIIVVILVGQDDLIDKLTYPTSRPLASRITARMHLTAGNEQQTADYIAHHLKIAGCRPTLFESQAITATHQAAGGIPRNINNLARCALITAAAQKRQVVTPDDVRIASTELFLHA, from the coding sequence ATGGATTACTTAAACCACTTCGGCTTTGCCAAAAAACCCTTCTCTCAAGATTTAAAATGGGAGGACTTGCTGGTGACTGATCAACTCAAGGACTGGCAGGGTCGTTTCAACTTCGTGGCCACTCACAAGTTCTGGGCCGTCTTAACCGGCGAGGTCGGCGCAGGCAAATCCACCGCCGTCCGCTGGGCCTTAAACAATCTCCCCCATCCCGAATACCGCCCCATCGAAATCATTGCCTCGGCCGGCTCAACCATCGAAACCTATCGCCGCATCCTCATGGCCTTGGGCATCCCACTGCCGGGTAACCGCGCCCGTATGCATCACGCCATCATCCAAACCTTCAAAGAGATTGCCGCCCAAAAAATAACTCCGCTCCTCATCATCGATGAGGCCTCCCTTTTGTCCCTGGAGGCCTTCAAAGAACTCCATACTCTGACTCAAATCGATTGCGACTCCAAATCCATTATCGTTGTCATCCTCGTGGGCCAGGATGATCTGATCGATAAATTAACCTATCCCACATCCCGCCCGCTGGCTTCCCGTATCACCGCACGCATGCACCTGACCGCCGGTAACGAACAACAAACCGCGGATTACATCGCTCATCACCTCAAAATCGCAGGATGCCGCCCGACTCTCTTTGAATCCCAGGCGATTACCGCCACCCACCAGGCTGCCGGGGGCATCCCCAGAAACATCAATAACCTCGCCCGCTGCGCCCTCATTACCGCTGCCGCCCAAAAACGACAGGTCGTAACCCCAGACGACGTCCGCATCGCCTCAACAGAACTCTTCCTCCATGCCTAA
- the miaA gene encoding tRNA (adenosine(37)-N6)-dimethylallyltransferase MiaA, whose product MVQASPLKPKMIAIVGPTAVGKSTLACTLTGQLNGAVINFDSQQVYRQLNIGTGKLPLNERNPNHYLLDLLDLDETMSAGDFAERAKKQIEPLLQEKILPILVGGTGLYLKSILYGLDNLPKRNSIIRNKLNTIIKSKGLNNLYAQLKQVDPSLAKKIQLNDQARIIRFLEIYELTQKPPSHLLKQQQISPYDCFILGLNLPRPELHHAIAERIEAMLQAGWQNEVEGLMQQGYDFEKLSATAIGYCELQKVIQNKISLNDAKQAILIQTRQYAKRQITWFKKEKINLWINPNSEAEIAQAIEQIKTFLIK is encoded by the coding sequence ATGGTTCAAGCGAGTCCTTTAAAACCTAAAATGATTGCCATCGTTGGCCCCACGGCGGTTGGCAAATCAACCTTGGCCTGCACCTTGACTGGCCAATTGAATGGTGCGGTGATCAATTTTGATAGCCAACAAGTCTATCGCCAACTCAACATCGGTACGGGCAAATTACCCTTAAACGAACGCAACCCTAACCACTATTTACTTGATCTACTCGATCTTGATGAAACCATGAGTGCTGGCGACTTTGCTGAAAGGGCAAAAAAACAAATTGAACCCTTACTTCAAGAAAAAATTCTTCCTATTTTAGTAGGCGGCACCGGGCTTTATCTGAAAAGTATCCTTTACGGCCTTGATAATTTACCTAAAAGAAACTCTATTATTAGAAATAAGTTAAATACTATTATTAAAAGTAAAGGTTTAAATAATCTTTATGCCCAATTAAAACAGGTTGATCCCAGCTTAGCCAAAAAAATCCAACTCAACGATCAGGCCCGCATCATTCGCTTTTTAGAAATTTACGAACTCACTCAAAAACCACCTTCGCATTTGCTAAAACAACAACAAATTTCCCCCTACGATTGTTTTATTTTAGGGTTAAATTTACCACGCCCAGAACTTCACCACGCCATCGCAGAGCGTATTGAAGCCATGCTGCAAGCTGGCTGGCAGAACGAGGTTGAGGGGCTTATGCAACAAGGTTATGATTTTGAAAAATTATCGGCCACCGCAATTGGTTATTGTGAATTACAAAAAGTCATTCAAAATAAAATAAGCTTAAACGACGCCAAACAAGCCATCCTCATCCAAACCCGCCAATACGCCAAACGCCAAATCACCTGGTTTAAAAAAGAAAAAATAAATCTTTGGATCAACCCAAACTCAGAGGCCGAAATCGCCCAAGCGATTGAGCAGATCAAAACATTTTTAATAAAATAA
- a CDS encoding transposase, with protein sequence MSLIHATPYQPEGKGKCERWFKTVRENFLPQLSLSDLESLEALNEALHAWIDGYYHRTPHSTTGEPPLERFIQHLKAARPAPEHLEAMFRNRALRKVGKDRVVSLNGRAFEAPIGSIGKKLELKFDPTRPDEVEAFDGPKSLGLLKLVLPHSNAKIKRSKRDFEMEPSTQKNTPPSGKVPFGQ encoded by the coding sequence GTGAGCTTAATCCATGCCACCCCTTACCAACCCGAGGGCAAGGGCAAGTGCGAACGCTGGTTTAAAACCGTGCGGGAGAACTTTTTGCCCCAACTCTCTTTATCTGACTTGGAAAGCTTGGAGGCTCTCAATGAAGCTCTCCACGCGTGGATCGACGGCTACTATCACCGAACTCCCCACTCCACTACCGGGGAGCCTCCACTGGAGCGGTTTATCCAACACTTGAAGGCCGCTCGTCCTGCACCTGAACACTTGGAGGCCATGTTTAGAAATCGGGCTTTGCGTAAAGTCGGCAAAGATCGGGTCGTGTCCTTAAACGGCAGGGCTTTTGAAGCCCCCATAGGTTCCATCGGCAAAAAACTGGAGCTTAAGTTTGATCCAACCCGCCCCGATGAAGTCGAAGCCTTCGATGGACCCAAATCCTTGGGGCTTCTTAAGCTCGTGCTCCCCCATTCCAATGCCAAAATCAAACGCTCCAAAAGAGATTTTGAAATGGAGCCCTCCACTCAAAAAAATACCCCCCCTTCGGGCAAGGTCCCGTTTGGGCAATGA